One window of Microcoleus vaginatus PCC 9802 genomic DNA carries:
- a CDS encoding DUF2157 domain-containing protein — MISDKFRRELREQAKLWQAEGLIDTSFYQQLSERYQFNTLETASRNRFLSILISLGGILLGIGVITFVAANWQVWSREVRVALLLSLFVAVNAAGFYLWRIPPSRSQNSNLNLPITIGRNKLLGEGLLLLGSLILGANMALMAQMFHIGGSSYGLYLTWGIGVLGMAYSLRLTSLGVLSALLVGLGYWLAVLDWSSKVEFSWLEVLVRQMPIAASIMFVPLAYWCRSRAIFAIGAIAIIFSLQVSIVQGLNPTWGAAIFCALPPALLWGYDDAIWPKVHSRLFQPTARSLALLFLASLFYFLSFHWLWRDSPNPSPTESDWVLLANVAVLGGFTVFEWLRLGRLELRRPKQKALDLTTSAIGILILASAFIPLFHLNFTPIPQLATFLFNVLLFLLAIGLIREGLALGNRQIFWGGMVLITLQLISRVFEYNTGLLLKSFVFVLCGIGVIAAGLWFERHFAKIPAE, encoded by the coding sequence ATGATTTCAGATAAATTTCGACGCGAGTTGCGCGAACAAGCCAAACTCTGGCAAGCAGAAGGACTCATCGACACTTCATTCTACCAACAACTTTCGGAACGCTACCAATTCAACACACTCGAAACCGCCTCCCGCAACCGTTTCCTCAGCATTCTCATCAGTCTCGGCGGCATTCTCCTCGGTATAGGAGTCATCACCTTTGTAGCCGCAAACTGGCAAGTTTGGTCGCGCGAAGTGAGAGTTGCGCTGCTGCTAAGTCTTTTCGTAGCAGTCAATGCAGCAGGTTTCTATCTGTGGCGCATTCCCCCATCCCGAAGCCAAAACTCCAATCTCAATTTGCCCATAACAATAGGGCGAAACAAACTCCTAGGTGAAGGATTGTTGCTGTTAGGATCTCTGATTTTAGGAGCAAATATGGCTTTGATGGCACAAATGTTTCACATTGGCGGTTCTTCCTACGGACTTTACCTCACTTGGGGAATCGGCGTCCTCGGAATGGCTTACAGTTTGCGGTTGACTTCCTTGGGCGTTTTGTCCGCACTTTTAGTCGGTTTAGGCTATTGGCTGGCCGTGTTAGATTGGTCTTCCAAAGTCGAGTTTTCTTGGCTGGAAGTTTTGGTGCGGCAAATGCCGATCGCAGCCAGTATAATGTTTGTGCCGCTGGCTTATTGGTGTCGATCGCGTGCTATTTTTGCCATAGGTGCGATCGCGATAATTTTTTCCCTACAAGTTTCTATTGTCCAAGGGTTAAATCCCACCTGGGGTGCAGCAATTTTTTGTGCTTTACCGCCCGCTTTGCTGTGGGGATACGACGATGCAATCTGGCCGAAGGTACACAGCAGGCTGTTTCAACCTACCGCCCGCAGTTTAGCACTGCTGTTTCTCGCCAGTTTGTTTTATTTTCTTTCTTTCCACTGGTTGTGGCGGGATTCGCCGAATCCTTCGCCAACTGAGTCCGATTGGGTTTTGCTGGCAAATGTGGCTGTTTTGGGCGGTTTCACGGTGTTTGAGTGGCTGCGCTTGGGACGTTTGGAACTGCGGCGACCAAAACAAAAAGCACTGGATTTGACTACAAGTGCGATCGGCATTTTAATCCTCGCCAGCGCCTTTATACCGCTTTTTCACCTCAATTTTACTCCCATTCCTCAATTAGCGACCTTTCTGTTCAATGTTTTATTATTTCTGCTCGCTATCGGCTTAATCCGAGAAGGTTTAGCATTAGGAAACCGCCAGATTTTTTGGGGAGGCATGGTATTAATCACCCTGCAACTTATCAGCCGAGTGTTTGAATATAATACAGGATTGTTGCTCAAATCTTTTGTCTTTGTTTTGTGCGGAATTGGCGTAATTGCTGCGGGTTTGTGGTTCGAGCGCCACTTCGCAAAAATCCCCGCTGAATAG
- a CDS encoding Uma2 family endonuclease, whose amino-acid sequence MVQAQSKKLTFDEYLNYSNDTDQRYELIDGELIALPPESEPNNFIANYLFFYLASSGLVPLRLIKTHNCEVQVAVLRSGDAANRYPDLIILEPEHIPLTATRLTITFDMLPPRFVVEVVSPGRLGRDRDYDRKRAQYAARGIAEYWVIDPIEQVVTVLRLENGQYVEVGVFRDGEAIVSPMFPQLSLTVQQILSGEV is encoded by the coding sequence ATGGTACAAGCTCAATCTAAAAAATTAACTTTTGACGAGTACCTTAATTACTCAAATGATACGGATCAACGCTATGAGTTAATTGATGGGGAGTTAATCGCTTTGCCGCCAGAATCTGAACCTAATAATTTCATTGCTAACTATCTATTTTTCTATCTGGCTAGCAGCGGGCTAGTGCCACTTAGACTGATTAAAACGCATAATTGCGAGGTTCAAGTTGCCGTTTTGCGATCGGGAGATGCCGCCAACCGCTACCCCGATTTGATAATTCTGGAACCTGAACACATTCCGCTGACAGCAACCAGGCTAACTATCACCTTCGATATGTTGCCTCCTCGGTTTGTTGTGGAGGTAGTCAGTCCGGGTAGACTGGGCAGGGATCGGGATTACGATCGCAAACGAGCTCAGTACGCAGCGCGGGGCATTGCAGAGTATTGGGTTATCGATCCAATTGAACAAGTTGTGACGGTTTTGCGGCTTGAGAATGGGCAATATGTTGAGGTTGGGGTATTTCGGGATGGAGAGGCGATAGTATCTCCGATGTTTCCACAGCTAAGTTTGACGGTTCAACAGATTTTGAGTGGAGAGGTTTAA
- a CDS encoding IS630 family transposase, translating to MSPNKSSEKFGEHEVQALLELESFIASNPDPRELKRAVAVRMLMEGIWRETIQTILGVSSPFISKWKINYALQGIEGLRLKHQGSQGQLKPEEREEIIQWLTNQNHWDLSALENYIAERYQIEFQSKTSYYQLFKSAGISWKKSQKKNPKRDEELVKKKHEEICKNLEEHREAIESGTLVVYLIDECHLLWGDVCGYLWGKRNERIEIPLVNEREKQTYYGAINLLRKQLVLREYASANSENTVAFLKDLQSLNPAARHLIIWDGASYHRYKEMKAYLEEINLGKEKDEWPLTCILFAPTAPEQNPVEDIWLNAKTGLRKFGKRLSSFSLVKWFFNFTIQEQSFDFPKLHKFGNFEPTFS from the coding sequence ATGTCACCCAATAAATCGTCAGAAAAATTCGGAGAGCATGAAGTCCAAGCTTTATTAGAACTAGAAAGTTTTATTGCCAGTAATCCCGACCCAAGAGAACTAAAAAGAGCCGTAGCTGTCCGCATGCTAATGGAAGGTATCTGGCGAGAAACCATTCAAACTATTTTAGGAGTATCATCTCCCTTTATCAGCAAGTGGAAAATCAATTATGCGTTGCAGGGAATTGAAGGATTGCGCTTAAAACATCAAGGTTCGCAGGGACAACTTAAGCCAGAAGAACGAGAGGAAATTATCCAATGGTTAACCAATCAAAACCACTGGGATTTATCCGCCCTAGAAAACTATATAGCCGAGCGGTATCAGATTGAGTTTCAATCTAAAACCAGCTACTATCAACTCTTTAAGTCAGCCGGAATTAGCTGGAAAAAGTCTCAAAAAAAGAACCCCAAACGGGATGAAGAACTGGTCAAAAAAAAGCATGAAGAAATTTGTAAAAATCTTGAAGAACACCGGGAAGCTATAGAGTCGGGAACGCTGGTGGTGTATTTAATTGATGAGTGCCATCTCCTGTGGGGAGATGTCTGTGGTTATCTTTGGGGAAAGCGCAATGAGAGGATAGAAATACCGCTAGTGAATGAAAGAGAAAAACAAACTTATTATGGCGCAATAAATCTTTTAAGAAAACAGTTGGTTCTGCGAGAATATGCGAGTGCAAATTCCGAAAATACGGTCGCTTTCCTCAAGGATTTACAATCTTTAAATCCGGCAGCGCGACATTTGATTATTTGGGATGGAGCTAGCTATCACAGATATAAAGAGATGAAAGCTTATCTAGAAGAAATTAATCTCGGTAAGGAGAAGGATGAATGGCCTTTAACTTGTATATTGTTTGCTCCCACTGCTCCCGAGCAGAATCCCGTAGAAGATATTTGGCTAAATGCCAAGACTGGGTTGAGAAAATTTGGGAAGCGTCTGAGTTCTTTTTCCTTAGTTAAATGGTTCTTTAATTTTACCATACAGGAGCAAAGTTTTGACTTTCCCAAGCTACACAAATTTGGTAATTTTGAGCCAACATTCTCATGA